From the genome of Ailuropoda melanoleuca isolate Jingjing chromosome 5, ASM200744v2, whole genome shotgun sequence:
ACGGGACAACTGGCCATGTAGGTGGAGCCCGGGTTGGGCGACATGTGCGGGacgtgatggtgatggtggtggtgcgGGTGCGCGTGGCCCGGGGCGCCTGTGCTGGCGTCGTAGCCCGCGGGCATCATGTCGAGACCGCCGTAGCCGCCCTGCCCGTGGCAACCAAGCGGTGCCGAGGGGGGCGCCTGGAAGTCGAAGCCCTGTGGCAGCAGCGAGGCCCCGAAGCCCAAGCCGCTCACTACGCGGTGGTACATGGGTTTGAGCGCTTGGCATTTCCGCCTGAAGCCGCGGGGCCGGCGGCGGAACGAGCCCTCCTCGAACATGAACTCACTGGCCGGGTCGATGGTCCAGTAGTGACCCTTGCCGGGTCGCCCGAGGCCCTTGGGCAGCTTGATGAAACACTCGTTGAGCGAGAGGTTGTGGCGCACCGAGTTCTTCCAGCCCTGGTAGGCGCCGCGGAAGAAGGGGAAGCGCGCCTGCAGGAACTGGTAGATCTCGCTGAGCGTCAGGCGCTTGCTGGGCGAACTCTGTATGGCCATGACGATGAGCGCGATGTACGAGTAGGGAGGCTTCTCTGGCCGCCGCAGCCCCGAGCTCGCCTTCTTGGCGCCCCCGCTCCCGGCGCccccgctgccgccgccgcccgcgCTCTTGCAGGCGGCCGAGGAGGCACTGGCCGAGttcgaggaggaggaggaggcacaGGAGGCGGaggacgacgacgacgacgacgaggTGGTCTCCAGGGCGGCGGCGGCGGACGGCGGGCTCATTAAGGCGGCCTGGAGTGCGCCGGGGGCCGGGCTGCACGCGCGGCGAAGCGGGGCTGGAGGCGGGcgcggcgggggcggcggcgNNNNNNNNNNNNNNNNNNNNNNNNNNNNNNNNNNNNNNNNNNNNNNNNNNNNNNNNNNNNNNNNNNNNNNNNNNNNNNNNNNNNNNNNNNNNNNNNNNNNNNNNNNNNNNNNNNNNNNNNNNNNNNNNNNNNNNNNNNNNNNNNNNNNNNNNNNNNNNNNNNNNNNNNNNNNNNNNNNNNNNNNttttttttttttttttttttttttttttttttttttttttttttttttttttttttttttttgctcggCCTCAGCGCTcactcctcccccctcccaaccTGGCGGCAGGCTCAGCTCAGTCTCTtatcttgctcttctctctccaggGTTCTCCTCGGCCTTTTAATTCCTCTCTCGGCCACTTTCCCTCTCACCTACCCACCCTCTTTCAAACCGAGGGACCGAAGACTAAGTCACGTTTTGCTGGGACGACGCCCATCCCCAGCAAAACTCGACCACCTATATATAACTCTATGAGATCTTCTTTCTGGTCGCCTCTTACAGAACCCCTGCCTCCCATCCCAGAGACCAGGCAGCCCCTTCGAAGCGGACCCACCTATTCTTCCcgtctcccccctcctcccccttctcgctctcctcctcctccccccccctcAACTCACCCCCACCGCGTCTCCGTCCTCCACCTCCCGCCGGCTCTTCCTGGGCCGAGTGGTGCTGCCGCTGGTGCTGgggctgccgccgccgccgccgggagCCTCCTTAGCTGCCTTCCCCCCGTGCCCGCAATGACACCATCTGTCAACTTCATTTAGACATTACAGCCCTCAGCCACACGCCAGGGTGCCACACGCCCAAAGGTAAAGTGCCaatcctctctctttctgacaggGCCTGTAGGCTCCGCAACAGTTGCTAGTAGAGGGCGAGAAGCCCAGGCGCTGCAGAGCACCCCCCTCTCCGCTGCCGAAGCGATCACGAACAGTTTTGCAACTTTGAGAAGACCGGTATAGATAGAGAAAATTCAACCAAGGTTTAGAGACTCTGGAAACACAGTCGAATAGGATGCATGTTTGCGTTGGTTTCCACTTCCTTTCCGTTTTCCACTTGAtgttttgcagaaaaaaaaaaaaaaggaaaggaaggaaggaagaagaaaggaagaggaatgcAGAAAGAAGGCTGACACTGAGTGAGATAAGTGAGGTAGCTGTGTTTATAGTGGGTCCTGAAGGGGTGTGTAACTGTCCCTAGGTTTACCTCCTCAGTCTCATGTTGTCCACCAAAAATGCTGTGCCATCTCCGAGCTGCCTTATGTGGAACACTCCACCCAGTGTGGCTAATTCCTCTCTAAGTATGAgtgaggctgggagagaggaTGTGCCCTCGGGAGGAATCACTTCCAATGAGACCCGACAGTTAGTTATTGGATTACACGTGCAAGGAAATGTAGTCTGACCAGGGACAGGGGctggaagtgggaggaggagagcccGAGGCCTGGGAGCTGGCTGGGCCACACAAGGGCTGATGCAGGAGGCCCAGAAGGGGACGTGCTGCAGACCACAGGACCAAatgggaggctgggctgggcacaCCTCTGTGTCTACTCTGAAGGCAAGAAGGTTCAAGGATTTgtgctggggagcctggggagggggttaGGATGAGAGCATCTGAGACATGGGTCTGGGATCCAGAGAAAGGCCAGCTGCAAAGAGCCTTGAAACAGAACTGAGGCAGGTTTTGAGGGGATGGCACTAGCTATCTGTGCCCCTGGAGATACTAAATAGAGTATCTGCTGCTGGCTGAGTGTGCTAGTGGGGCTgcagaagcagaggagagggaggggtgggaagggggaagctgggggctgggctggggctggcccCAGACAGTGACCTGAAGTTGAGTGGAAGCAGGCTTTTTCCATCAAACCCTGCCTGGATACCACACACAGAGACTGAGTGTCAGTTTACTGCCCTGAGCCGGGCTCCTTTTCCCTAAGCTCCACAGTAATTAGACAAAGAAAACCTAAATTAGCTGAACAGGCGTCGACAGCTTCCTCCAGAGCACCCCTGGTACCTACATGGGAATGTGTCCGAAAATGGCTTGATTGTAGCCGCGAGTCAGCTAAGAAAACACGGCTAAAATGAACTCAGTTTACCGCTCatttccaatagaaaaaagaaacaagtcagTCTTTTCCGGGTGGGATGTTTTGATTGAGTTAGGGTAGGGAGGTTTGCAGTTGTTACTACTTCTAAGAATTTCTGAGTGACTTGGGAGCATATTTTGGGGATGGGTCcccatttattttagtttttttcctcttacgCCCTTTTGTCATTTTACGTGGgataatttaaatgtaagtaactaaatatagaagtatatatataGTGGGCTCACTAAATCAATGCTTTGAGTgtctgaaaaataattaaatacaataGAAGCTGGAGTGAGGAGGAAAGAGAGTAACTAAAAGGAGCCCCACTGATATAGccttcactgtgtgtgtgtgtgtttagtgggAATAGAATTGGCCCAGGtgggagcagaaggaaaaggaaggcaatCATCTCATTTGTAGGAGAGGGTGATGGACAATGGATTTTGGGAATATTCAGCAAGCAAGTAAATATCACTGTCACTGAACCCTCTCTGATTGTCCACACCTAAGAATTCTATGTACATTGGAGTTCAGGCCCTACAAGGTTTTAGGACCCAGAGACGGAAGAGTAAAAAGCACCAACCCTAAAATCCATGCAGGTTAAAATATCAGAGAGTTTTAGAGGCTCCTTTCCCTATCCAATCCAAGGGACAATGGAATCCATTTTACCTAAACTCTCCAAACTTGCAAGAAATATCACCTGTAGTTTGCTGAATGTTACAGGAGGCCAGAGAGGTCCTGGAAAGGCAGTAGGTATTGGAATTACAGCTCCAGCCAGGAGCAGTTCTGCTGACTTGAAGCCTTTTTCTCTCTCCGGGGATCTAAATACTACCCCTGCACTCCACAAAAATATGGAGGTAAATGACCTTAGTTATCTGAGCAGGAAGAGGCTCTTCTCGAAAATTCTTTCTTGCAGACCCCATTTTTGCCTATGGAAATTCCCCAACAGAGACCCTTAGGTCTAGAAATATAAAACCTCTGTATTTGTTCCTTATAGACTTCACAGGTACAAGGCTTTCCACTCACATCATGTCACCACCACGTGGTCTAAACACAATTATCTCCCCTTTAGCCATAAGGAAACAGGGGCTCAGAGAGATCAGATGACCCCCTGCAAGTCACACCTGGGGAAGTGACAAAGCTGGCCTGTAGTGGGGGGCCTGGGATCCCAGTTCAGTGCTGCTTCCACTGCCTTGCAACAAAACCTCCTAACtttgttttaattactgatttataCGGGTCTCCTGGGTGAGAACGCATGCGGTAACAAATCATGCCAATTTCTTTATCCCTGGCAAGAATATTTGAATTGCTGTTTAGAAGACAGTTTAAAAGGAAAGTTGTCTCTGATACATAGCCTTGCTTAGGACGGTTCCCTCTCTCCGAAGTCCTTTCTTATGGTGGTGAGCTCTTCCCGACTGAATTTCATTGCCTtgtaaacaacaaaaatcttgatttattttttcttactggaAGGAAAGGTATGGTTcgttaaaataaatatagatgagCCCAGGCTGTTCCTCGCTTTACCAGAAATACACAGCGTCGGGTGCAACCGCCCTTTGTCCATCGCCGGTGCTCTGTCCCCCTTCGGTTGACTGTCTCCGTATGGGCTGCGGGTTCCTTTCCCGCTCCAAATCCCAAGGCCCCGCCCCTGCTCCAGCGCAGGGGAATGTAAACTTCGGGAAGCTTCGGTTTCTCCGATTTTGTTTTGTAATCGGCGTTTTATTCTAGGAAATCTCTTCATTATTGCggtttaaattttatgttcttagCATACTTACTCTGCTTCGTGGGTTTTACATGAAATGGCTTAGACTAAACCAGTTTCCCACCGGACAGACGCATCCGCACCGACTCTGTTTACTGCCATCTAAGACCTCGCCTCCTCGGGGCACTTCTCGCTCTGCTTGCCCCTCCCTTCTTCCGCCAGCCTG
Proteins encoded in this window:
- the FOXF2 gene encoding forkhead box protein F2, which produces MANRAPSTRRKTLSPKMQTTPTEQLLTLTFNAKQGCAFAVPAAQLQAQGRVKVEGGGEGDEGRVNHLERFLARVPVSERWCHCGHGGKAAKEAPGGGGGSPSTSGSTTRPRKSRREVEDGDAVGPPPPPRPPPAPLRRACSPAPGALQAALMSPPSAAAALETTSSSSSSSSASCASSSSSNSASASSAACKSAGGGGSGGAGSGGAKKASSGLRRPEKPPYSYIALIVMAIQSSPSKRLTLSEIYQFLQARFPFFRGAYQGWKNSVRHNLSLNECFIKLPKGLGRPGKGHYWTIDPASEFMFEEGSFRRRPRGFRRKCQALKPMYHRVVSGLGFGASLLPQGFDFQAPPSAPLGCHGQGGYGGLDMMPAGYDASTGAPGHAHPHHHHHHHVPHMSPNPGSTYMASCPVPAGPGGVGAAGGGGGGDYGPDSSSSPVPSSPAMASAIECHSPYTSPAAHWSSPGASPYLKQPPSLTPSSNPAASAGLHSSMSSYSLEQSYLHQNAREDLSVGLPRYQHHSTPVCDRKDFVLNFNGISSFHPSASGPYYHHHHHQSVCQDIKPCVM